In the Geobacter sp. FeAm09 genome, one interval contains:
- a CDS encoding sigma-54-dependent Fis family transcriptional regulator, translated as MGAIKRLIVDKNKFFREMTLRICSSLDITVIMERVFNYLREHIPLNHLLLGIPETSPGVTRIVAAAGDNTIPYPQTLVTHKGFAQGGVQVNCKPFILSISSPDPFIRTLTSFLGRGEKVSSFLVPLWVESVMIGFLDVCSTGQNIYTEEHLELLELVAEPFAIVLANTLEYKAVQNERDRVIDDNHFLSRELYAQFDGEIIGANSGLRNVMDLVQQVAPQKTTVLIIGETGTGKELIANAVHTASPRRDGPFIKLNCGAITENLIDSELFGHEKGAFTGATTMKRGRFERADGGTLFLDEIGELPLQSQVRLLRVLQSRMISRVGGEKAIPVDVRIIAATNRDLKRMVAEGTFREDLWFRLNVLPINVPPLRRRREDIPALVRRFIAQKAKDLGIATPPAIAPEGMDRLVNYRWPGNVRELENQVERELICCRGECLRFDCVLAEERCRENASVVERPAGAALDTVATLHEKPDADSSAMDELIMQHICRLLAAARNKFNNPDEAKELLDAMIASLGAEQRDVQAVSEGAETAANPPLNLNEAMALHIRMVLEMTNGKISGPNGAAELLGINASTLAGRMKKLHVEYGKYKMSRATD; from the coding sequence GTGGGGGCCATTAAACGTCTTATTGTGGACAAAAATAAATTCTTCAGGGAAATGACCCTGAGAATATGCAGCAGTCTTGATATTACGGTTATTATGGAACGGGTGTTCAACTATTTGCGTGAGCACATTCCTCTCAACCACCTGCTACTCGGTATTCCGGAAACAAGCCCCGGAGTTACTCGGATCGTCGCGGCAGCGGGGGACAACACAATCCCTTATCCACAGACCCTTGTGACCCACAAGGGGTTTGCGCAGGGTGGGGTACAGGTTAATTGTAAGCCATTTATTTTGTCAATTTCCAGCCCAGATCCCTTTATACGCACACTGACTAGTTTTCTTGGGAGAGGTGAGAAGGTTTCATCCTTTCTCGTGCCGCTCTGGGTTGAGAGTGTAATGATTGGCTTTCTTGATGTCTGCTCTACCGGTCAAAACATCTATACTGAAGAGCATCTGGAGTTGCTTGAACTGGTGGCTGAACCGTTTGCCATTGTCCTTGCCAACACCCTTGAATATAAGGCTGTGCAGAATGAACGCGACCGGGTCATTGACGATAACCACTTTCTGAGCAGAGAATTGTATGCTCAATTCGACGGTGAGATCATTGGAGCTAATTCGGGGTTGCGCAACGTAATGGACCTGGTACAGCAGGTGGCACCCCAGAAGACCACGGTGCTCATTATCGGCGAGACGGGAACCGGCAAGGAGCTGATCGCGAATGCAGTGCACACCGCCTCGCCGCGCCGGGACGGGCCGTTCATCAAACTCAACTGCGGCGCCATCACGGAGAACCTCATCGACAGCGAGCTGTTCGGTCACGAAAAGGGGGCCTTCACCGGTGCCACGACCATGAAGCGGGGGCGCTTCGAACGGGCTGACGGCGGCACCCTGTTTCTGGACGAGATCGGCGAACTGCCGCTACAAAGTCAGGTACGACTACTGCGGGTGCTACAGAGCCGTATGATCAGCCGGGTGGGGGGTGAGAAAGCGATACCGGTGGATGTACGGATCATTGCCGCTACCAACCGTGATTTGAAGCGGATGGTGGCCGAGGGGACCTTCCGGGAGGATCTGTGGTTCCGCCTGAATGTACTCCCGATCAACGTGCCGCCGTTGAGGCGGCGTCGGGAAGATATTCCGGCCCTGGTAAGGCGTTTTATAGCGCAGAAGGCGAAGGACTTGGGTATTGCCACGCCTCCTGCTATTGCACCGGAAGGCATGGATAGGTTGGTTAATTATCGTTGGCCAGGGAACGTGCGCGAGTTGGAGAACCAGGTGGAGCGTGAGCTTATCTGCTGTCGTGGCGAGTGCCTGCGTTTTGATTGCGTACTGGCGGAAGAACGCTGCCGTGAAAATGCATCTGTCGTGGAACGGCCTGCTGGTGCTGCTCTCGACACTGTAGCAACTCTTCACGAGAAACCGGACGCCGATTCTTCGGCAATGGATGAGCTGATTATGCAGCATATTTGTAGACTTTTGGCCGCCGCTCGCAACAAGTTCAATAATCCTGACGAAGCCAAAGAGTTGCTCGATGCCATGATTGCTTCTTTGGGGGCTGAACAAAGGGATGTACAAGCCGTTTCGGAGGGAGCTGAAACAGCAGCCAATCCTCCCCTGAATCTGAATGAGGCCATGGCTTTGCATATCAGAATGGTCCTGGAGATGACCAATGGCAAGATAAGTGGTCCAAACGGGGCCGCAGAATTACTCGGTATCAATGCCAGCACTCTGGCCGGACGAATGAAAAAGTTGCACGTGGAGTACGGCAAATATAAGATGAGTAGAGCGACAGATTAA